Genomic segment of Zingiber officinale cultivar Zhangliang chromosome 11B, Zo_v1.1, whole genome shotgun sequence:
ATGGATGCCCTTATGGACGAGCTATCTGACGATACTCTCTCATCAATGTTCTACCGAACTGAACTAAGAACACTTTCTCATTTAGAAAGAACGACAAAAGAGGCCTCCTTGCATTGCCCAACTAGAGCGAAAAGCCAACATGCGTTGCGACATTAATAGCTTTAGGCAACTAtactagggtttagggtttagggggaTTCGTGGATTTGGACCCATGAGTCAATAACCCTAAGTAGCTATGAGGTCTTGATGTACTTGGAACAGAGACCTCTTAAAAGAGTATGGCGGTTCGGTAGCCGTTCAATGATAGTATGAGATCCTCACTTTGGTTCCAGGCGACCATCTCTGTTGACGTCGACCCTATATAGATGAATGAAGAGTGCCTCAAACTGCCACACTAGAGAGTCGAATAAGTATATTCAATAGTAGCACAATCCGCACTTTTGAGTATCAAGTGTGTTGTCTCTTTCATTGAATTATCTTTCCTCGCATTACATTAAGGACACTTTTCAAAGGTTCACACCCCATGTGATAAGGTGGGTTGACTGAGTAGTGtcgtcagtcgactggtgttgtttatgaagagaaagaagaaaatcgACTTGACTGGTCACTCGATCAACCTAATCAATAAACTAACGCACAAATCGATCTGATTGATATTTgaaaataaacaaaatcaaaCAAGATTTCAAAAGGTCGGCCAAACTGATATTAGAGAAAGTTGAGCAGATATAAAAGGAGAATGCTAGCCATTATAGGGTAACTGTTTATGCTTAAAACTCCAACTGTTCATACTTAAGTGCTCAACAGGCTCTCTGTTGCTCTCCCATTCAACTTGGAGCAAGTTTTTGAAGAAGAGGACGCAAAACTCTCAAAATCGTTGTCTTCCATGCTTTCTGTTATTACTCTTATAATACTATTGTAATCTTGTTGTTAGAAGATTTTTTCGGCTTCGGATTTGGTCTAAGAAGAAGAAGGTTTAATGGAAATAGATAACTAGGAGTTGACCATTGAATTAGTCATCTTAAGAGATGGATACAAAGTAAAATCACTCATATTAGTATTGTGCGTGTGTTATACTTGTTTCACTTCGAAACTTCCACTGTAAAATCTCAACAAAGAAGTGATTTGCATAAAGTTGCATCCTTTGAGACGACTTGTAACATACATAATAGTCACGTCCCTTAAGGTGGCTGATAATATGTATAATGGTCATGTACCTTGGGGCAGCTAACAACATgcatatgttggaaccccaaggttattttgatatgctcaaccaaattaggttaggtcctgtggtgttttaaccttgtgtctaagtatgcaggagcttaggaacacaagaagtcgagcaataGACGCAGCtatcgagaaggacgacacgggagagagtcgatagGCTCGGTGCGCATAAGGGacaaggtgttgcggaagagtacgcgggtcaacgagaaggaagcgcgcgatatttccgagggacgagaagccaaagtggaaggttgctcgagaaggacgAAATTGGGTTTAGGTgaaccttatttcggttggccgaaatcacccaagtgagccgagctggagcggaagacccggaccgaggggagcagcaccggagcagagggtccggactgaaaaaaagtcaaccatattgactttagtggtccgagcgcctgaacccaatccgggcgcttggaacccaGCTTTGACCAGATCATAATTTGACCGTGATCTGTtacaaaggggataaaattttatccccttccaggcacctggaaccctccaggcgcccccgaccaaggctattaaTATAAcgttggtccagaagcttttcaatcaatcaagcaattagcattacaacacttgtgcgctcttcttttagtttagcttctcatttctgtgttttcactactgtaagaggtttctccgcctgaaggagatacttagtgcaatccattccttggattaacaacctcaccggttgtaaccaagtcaaatccgtgagccttgtctttttagtttctttctttatttaatttacgcaagtgttcttttaaagtccgagaagggttttgcttttatattgtgtagggctattcaacGTCTCCCCTCTTGTCGACCTTCAACAatcaccaacaagtggtatcagagtcaggacgcttcaggaggactaaccatcgatcgaagcaaagacgatggtcggaccaagcatatacccgcCAAAGTTCGAGAGGGAGTTCGGTAGCCAGAAAAaccgaatgcaggtattttttaaaactgattttgatttacTTCTAATAATGGAATTCAGTTTTATAACACcggaaggtaaagaaaaatactagtggacgaaaaaggagcaggtcgactacgtggcaaacgacaaaatATAGTTCCATTTGCTGAGcatccttccgccacaagaagtcaaccggatcgacaaCTACGACTTAATAAAGGAGTTTTggaagaagttccttgagctacacgaagggacgttcgaagccaagctcgcgaaaCGGGACTTATTTCGCAACCAGCTGACCAACCTACAgcttgaagaagacgaaacaaTTGCACATGTCCACTCGAGGATTAAGAAGCTCATTACCGGactatcgaatctcggagaaaagataagtaaccgagattcgttaAGATACGCGTTAAATGCATTTCCTAAGAATACGAAATGGacttcactagtagatgctttttatatctctaaggacttacaaactattaccttagaagaattattttttacacttgaagtgcatgaatcgagatgtgcaggtacgaaggatcTGAATCACAATATCGCCCTCAATGCAACGAGAGACAAACATgcatcagaatcttctctcgatgacgaggaaatggtaatgatggtaaagtGTTTTAAAAAGTTGTTTGATTCAagtaaaactaaccatccacagggtagaaagaaaaggacgatcaggtgctaccactgcaacgaaaaagggcacgtcaaagacaactgccccgagctaaggaacaaggataaggacaaaggaaagaagtctgtccaaacaaacaagttcaaaacactaaaagcgacgtgagacgatacgtcgtccgaatcagaagttgagGCATTAtctggacttgcattaatggcaagtcatcaagacgaggactacgattcaagctcgtccgaaatgagcatcgagagcattgatgaagggggagctacgttggatgaaagcagcagttcagggggaacCATGGATAACAAGATTGACAAGACAAGTCaaatacgatctcttcctcccgataaattatttaagtttattaaagtattaactaaagattgctgtaaattagaaaaagagattaaaaattaaaaattaaaaattaattctagctaaatcttgtccattagaagagtttggcaaagtaaaattagaaaatgataatttgtaaaaagaaataaataacttaaaaaatcttgcatgcttatctaatacaagttatagaaaatttaatagtctaaattggtactttagatatcacatgggataaattagaaatatttcaaagaaatatatccttaagaaatacctaattaatccagttgactggaacctatattgggttccgaagtcttgtttaacttgaaccttaatttagatttagtactttcagcgagaaaattaaacgtttaattctgtatgaggctttgtctagaagtggttgatgatctaataactaagaagacctagtgcctcgccacagcctggaaatcaaaatattgaaataaaatgtttaattgactaactgataaaacattaaattgagattacttaatgctttaaaaaaatttcaaatatttttcttacTTGGAAATGtctcaaaaaatattttgcaaaaatgtctaacttatttttttttggaaattctcaaaaatatttttttgcttgtaaaaacttagaaaaattttgtaaaaaaaaaatattttttttattatttaaatagttggtaaaaaaaatctttttgcttgaaagtttttacttagaaatttttataatttttttcagtattatcaaaaatttcaaaatttgataaagttatttcaaaaattttctacccttagattttttttaccctatttttatgtgatcaaagggggagaagaagaaaccgattaagtctagggggaggtagatttaaattttttatttttacactttattacagaatttattattttaaccttATGTCTCTTTATCCTatcttaacttgagttgctcacattaaaaaggaggagattgatggaaccccaaggttattttgatgtgatcaaccaaattaggttaggtcctatagtattttaaccttgtatctaagtgtgcaggagcttaggaatataagaagtcgatcaaaagatgcagctagcgagaaggacgacacgggagagagtcgacgggctcggtgcgtccgagggacgaggtgctgcggaagagtacgcgggtggacgagaaggaagcacgtgacgtttccgaaggacgagaagtcggagcgaaaggttgctcgagaaggctgaaattgagttcgggtaagccttatttcgattggtcgaaatcacccaagcgagcggagccggagcggaagacccggaccgaggcgagcagcaccagaGCAAAGGGCTCGGATCCGAAAAaatcaaccatgttgactttagtggtccgggcacccgaaccaATCCGAGCACCCGGAgcgattccgagcgcccggaacccgaCTTTGACCATATCACGATTTAACCGTGATCCGTTACGGAGGGGATAAAgatttatccccttccaggcgcctggaaccctctaggggccccgaccaaggctataaatataaccttggtccagaaacttttcGATCAATCAAGCAATTAGcattacaacacttgtgcgctcttcttttaatttagcttctcatttctatgctttcactactgtaagaagtttctccgtctgaaggagatacGTAGTGCAttccattccttggattaacaacctctccggctgtaaccaagtcaaatccgtgagtctcgtctttttagtttccttctttatttaatttacgtAAGTGTTCTTTTAAAGTTCGAGAAGAATTTTGTTTTTATATTGTGCAGAGTTATTCAATGCCTCCCTTCTTGCTGGCCTCCAACGGTCACCAACAGCATATGCCCGAAACGTGACTCAAATTGACTCAAGTTGAGTTCAACTGGCAGCTGATTGAGCCGACTGAGAATTCAAAAATGAGTCTAATATCTTAAACTAAGTCTTATCCCAAATCGGACAGAAAAGATCTTTGTCGAACGAGTGAATAGTGATGGACATGGTACCAATATCTCTACCCATCATAtaactttttatatattttttttttatcgaaaACAGATAAATAGGTCTTTATTCAAATATTGAAATCTTATAAAACCTTACCGAATCGAAGTTGCATTCTACTTTTCTACTCAGCCATCCTCCCACTTCATGTCACCTAGATATATAAGGAAGCATCTCACCGCCTTCTTTATTAATAGGCTCCATATTTCATTGATTTTCACTTTACTGAGAAAAAATAATGCTGGGCGTCAGATTGAAACTAACAATAATTAATTTGTACAtgaaatttctaatttaactcgTTAAATATATCGTTGTATGCTTCTTATTCAAGTTTAAATAATTTGGCGTGCAAAATTATACAATCAATGTCCACTTGTCATTGCTGATGGCAGAGAATGATAGATACTTGATCTCCCATAGTTTGTATGGAAGATAATTTATCAGTACAACGAGAGCGGTTAGTATGTATATAAgtgctttttttttttatgatatatatatttatcttttataaagaaaaaaaaattgtagtTGCCTTAGGAGCAAGATGTCAAGGTTAGATCTTTTAATGATAGATCAggtattttaagtttgaaattcaaCTGCGatgtattatattaattttttttaatagtatGTAATGAATCCGAGAGTGTTAGCTCTAAGGATGAGTCTCCATATATATTTTCTCAATTTATCTAGTTGAccaatgaaaattttttataggaTTAAATCAGTCACTTTTAAAATTAGTAGTAGAGCTAAGatgtatttttaattaaaattattgaaaagaagcctctttgatttattatcaaaataatatctcattcccAAACTAACCTctcctatttttattttaaaaaataatcttacTTGTAATAATGTTTATTATTACAATAAGTATGAAATCATAACTATTATGTAGTTATGGAAGTTTAGTTGTTAGAGTATTgattttataattactataaatataaaattataacatCTATCATTCTGTAACtgatataatataatatttactAGTGTTGatcataaataaattatatatattataactAAGATTAGTAACTACTATTATATAATATTGATTGTATTGACTAAATATGATTATTATAACTATGTAGTAGTTACACTCTCATAATtgctataatataatattgaatAATATGATAAACAGTTAAGATTCCcagttattataatataatattaattagagATGAAATAATTATTTTTGTAATAATTATAAACCGTATTcactataatataatattattagtaTTGTTGTAgattgaaatgtttatattttAGCTGGTTATAATTTTGTAATTGTTAtcctaatataaaaaataaaaatatgttggATAAGATGAGATGTTATTTTGAtaatacatatatattttttataattctaataaaagaatattcttttgatttttttcctATATAAAGTAAGAATCAAAAATTTGTTCAAAGGTTTTACAAGTCTATATTTTGTTTTAGGTtgaaaacaataataaaaaaacaagttGTACAAAATATCAATAGAAGAGTTTAATTTTATTGCTTCTATTTTAAACAAGGTTATCTCATATGCCAAGTAAGTAAACTGCCAGATTGCCATAATTGCAAGTGCAAGTACACAATTTATAAATAGGTCAACTTTAATTTAAAATCAGAGCtgaaaatttatgaaaaagtCGTGTCAGCGTTTACTTTCTTTACTCTGTGTTGCATCACGGACCTGGTCCGCACTTATTACCAATCCGATCCGACCCAACCCGTTCCACTTGACAATGATTAGAGCCATGACGTGAAGAAGCCGACTCCGCCGTTCGTGTTCGGGTCGGATCACCCTCCACCGAGAATTTTCCAATCAGATATCTGTTGCCGTATAGATGACGCTAGTCTGATGCGGTGTCAGAATCCTCTTTCTTATAGTCTACAGAGATGATCCTGTTTCGTGGTTCCCTGGATACAGGGGAGTTCGATCTCCCCAACCATTCCTCTGAATGAATGCGGAGGCGGTCACCGTCGGCTCCCGTGAGTGGGGCCTCCCATCTACACGTGTCGCAGTCTCCTCCGCCTTTAAAACTCCTTTATCTTGGCACAcactttgactacccaacacggCATCGCTCCAGATTCCACTACTAAGGAGAAGGTATCATTTGGGGTTTCACAAATGAGTAGATGAGGCATATCGATTTGATTAATAATCTGTCACCGATGCTCTACCATCGCTTACTGGTTCCTCGAATAATAAGCCAAAGAAACGAGCGATTCCAATCGAAGCGGCTGGCCTCATCCACAGAGAGAGACAGAGAGAGGGGTGAGCACGAGGAACCCTAATCGGCGAAGGTCTACTTTCGCTCGATTCCTTCCGTTTCGAATTTAGTTTTGAATGCGATTCCTGTACATCTTCTTCCTATCAATAGTTTCGCCTTTTTTAGGGCACAATTGTTGTGAGAGCTTAGGTTTACTATCTCCATCCGATGTTGTCATTTTGGCATGTTTTAAATCCCTTACGATTGATTGAGTCTTACATTGTTTTTTCCCGTGAAAGTTTTTGTTGATGATAATTGATGATCTGTGTGGATGGTTTACAGAAAGGAACTTCTTCGTGGAGATCTAGCAAGATGTCAGCGGTGGAATCTTCCCGTGAAGAAAATGTCTACTTGGCCAAGCTGGCTGAGCAGACCGAGCGATACGAGGAGATGGTAGAGTTCATGGAAAAGGTCGTGAAGACGTTGATTGGGGAGGAGCTCACCGTGGAGGAGCGCAACCTCCTCTCAGTGGCTTATAAGAATGTGATCGGAGCTCGCCGTGCCTCCTGGCGTATTATCTCCTCAATTGAACAGAAGGAGGAGACCCGCGGGAACGAGGACCATGTTTCCTTGATCAAGGAGTACCGTGGCAAGGTCGAGGCAGAACTCAGTAAGATCTGCGATGGGATCCTGAAGCTTCTTGATTCCCACCTCGTTCCCTCTGCATCCAGTGCAGAATCCAAGGTGTTTTACCTTAAGATGAAGGGTGACTACCACAGGTTAATAAGCATCTCCTCtcgttagttttttttttctactgGAGATGAATaaaatgtattttttttccttgatCTGGTCTGGTTTATGTGCTTAGGTATCTGGCAGAGTTCAAAACTGGAGCTGAGAGGAAAGAAGCAGCTGAGAACACTCTTTTGTCCTACAAATCTGCACAGGCATGTGAATAGTAATCTTCTGTTgattctattttcttttttcctttcggTGACCATATAATGCTAAGGTACGCTCTCTGCTCTGGGATCTAATGAAGTGTTAATGAACTTTCTGCACTACAACAATGACTCAAGTTTTTACACGTTTGCAATAAGTTCAGTTAAAGTATTTCATAGTTCTGTTCAGATTATTTCCCCGAATATATTATTCTCAGTTCATTATTCatgtttcttttaagttttaagaTTCTGCATTGAAAGAATTCTTTGTTCGTTGCACAGTATCATGTATCACTGTGGTAATAAACCTTTTGCAACATTATGTGCATATCATATTTTTCTATTAAGCTCGTCTCCAACATATTGTGGTAAATTCTGTTTCAAGTTCCTAACGCCGGCTAAAATGTTATAGGATATTGCTTTAGCTGATTTGGCTTCTACCCATCCTATAAGGCTTGGTTTGGCACTTAACTTCTCTGTCTTCTACTATGAGATTCTTAACTCACCAGACCGTGCTTGCAGCCTTGCGAAACAGGTTTATCTTCCAAATTCCTGTGTTATTTTTCATGCAATATTGATTTGATAGCGCTTTAATATTCTCATCTGTAATGTTTGAATTATGTTGAAGTGTgatgtttgtttcttttaatttACTTGCCATTGAAAAGCTATATTCTAGTTTCTAGATTTGATTGTTCAATTGATATATGGTGCTATTATCCCAGGTGAAGTGGAAAAAGATATTATTCTGTTGAAATATCTTAGTTATTTGTTGCTCCATCTCATTGCAATTTTGAATTCATGATTTTTGTTAGCATAGCTGCAATTGTGCCATTTTCTTTTTATGCAATTTACAAGTAAATCCTACAAATTCACtgagtgtgttttttttttcaaggcTGTACATTTGTACTTATTTTGCACATTTGTGTACATGATTTTGTTTTACCGTTAGAGTGCAACTGCAGTGTGCACTGAGTAAAATTTTGCACTATGGTATTGGAAAAGGGTGGCTcgcttatttttgaaattttagggTTTCCTCCTTAGCTTCTGAAATTAGGGGCGTTAATGAGCATAtaggatttgattttttttatccatAATTCTTTTGATGGAAGCTGTGAGTTCATATTGAGGCATGGAACTTTGACACACTCAGCCATTAGAGGGTTTCATTTCATTCTTTGTGGATAATTTGTAGTCTAGGTTCCTGTGAACCATATGTTTCTTTATGGAAGTTAATTGTTTTGTCTTCTATCTAAATTTGCATGTAGATTTGCACATTCAGGTACAAACTTCATTTCATAACACTGCATATTAGTTAGATAACTAGGGTTCTTACATTTTAACTTTATGGAAGTGTAATGCAAAAATGAGTTTTTCTGTTCATATCAATGACTTAGAGCTTCATATGTTTTGGGCAAAAAGAATTTCACATGCTCGGTGTTTTCTGGATACTTCAGGATTTAAGAGATCTAATACCAGTAACAATATAGCATTGCATGTAGTTCAATGGAGGAGGAAGATACTTTAAATATTTGGACTAACACTACTCGTTAATGATcaatgattaatttaaattttatataccaCTTGTCAAATTGTCATGACTTAGTTATAAATTTTAATGACCTGAGTATCACAATTGCATCAAATTTGGAAATGGAGAAATTATAACATTGGGCCCAGTTGCTAGTATTTTAGTTAACAGCTCGTTAGTTTATTGAAGTTAAATACCGATCTATGAGGAAACATATCAAGGAATTATGCCTCTAAGTAAGATTAAATGATAAAATCAAAGATGAATTTtttgagaaaataaaagaaattattcaGTGTACctatagttaaaaaaaattgtattcTTGGAAGAGGTACAGGAGGatatgaaaaaaaacaaaaaacaaaaggtTTACATAAAAGGCTTTGTATTTCAGAATGAAAGAGAAGACAGGTAGGATGATTTTAGATTTTGCCACATCTATGCTTTTATGATCGTtaatacaaattttaaaagaTGAGTTGATTACTTCTTAAAGTGGCTGGCTCtttgattattattattcttattatttCTTCCAGGCTTTTGATGAGGCTATCTCTGAACTGGATACCTTGGGAGAAGAATCGTACAAAGATAGCACTTTGATAATGCAGCTTCTCCGAGACAACTTGACACTATGGACATCTGATATTACGGTTAGTAGTCGCCAAACATTGACTCTGTTTGTATGATATCGCATGGGGCGTAGTCACTGACTTCTTTTATTGGC
This window contains:
- the LOC122034212 gene encoding 14-3-3-like protein GF14-C — protein: MSAVESSREENVYLAKLAEQTERYEEMVEFMEKVVKTLIGEELTVEERNLLSVAYKNVIGARRASWRIISSIEQKEETRGNEDHVSLIKEYRGKVEAELSKICDGILKLLDSHLVPSASSAESKVFYLKMKGDYHRYLAEFKTGAERKEAAENTLLSYKSAQDIALADLASTHPIRLGLALNFSVFYYEILNSPDRACSLAKQAFDEAISELDTLGEESYKDSTLIMQLLRDNLTLWTSDITEDGADEIKEATKKESGEEQRSND